TTCCTGGGAGAAAGCACGTTTTCGCGGCAGTGCCACATCACCAACCCCAAAGACGTAGTGGTGTACACCAACGACTCGACCCACGAGCTGACGGCCTCGGCCCGCAACTTCGTGCAGGTGGAGAACCAGGCGTTGGGCTATCGGCTGAAATACTTCGGCATGTTCTTCACCTATAATACGGACGACGAGTCAATTACCTTCAATGGCCTGCCGGTATTTGAAGAAATGACACCCCGCGACGAGGCGCAGCGCCAGCAGTGGGATGCCAACCGCGTGACGGCCTACATCGGCTCGTTTCCGCATTTTTTACGCAGCGTTTACACCAATACCCTGCGCGCCAATAACTTCCTGACTCAGCAGGTGCGCCTCACGCCCAACCCGCGCTTTGTACGCCTCAGCCAGCTGCGAAAGCGGCCGGCCGGTTCGCTCACGGCAGCCGAGCAGGACTCGCTGGCCCGGCTCGGCAGCGTAGCCCCGGCCTTCGCCACGCTCTTTCCGGCTGCCCGGCCCATCGATAGCCTGCGCCGCGTATCGGACGATGGCCATGTTTTCCTGCGCTTTACCGGTGAGCTGCAGGTGGCTCACTTTGGCGAAGCTCCCGACCCGCAGTACGACGCTCCCATGGCCACGCTCGGCCCCGAGCCCCGCCGGCAGCCCTACCCGGCCCAGCGCGAGGTGTCGCGCCTGCGTCTGCAGGCGCGCG
The sequence above is drawn from the Hymenobacter baengnokdamensis genome and encodes:
- a CDS encoding carboxypeptidase-like regulatory domain-containing protein, which produces MIKLRIVLLWVFGLGMLGTARAQGRVSGVVLDSATQKPLSFASVFLANTTLGATTTEQGQFEFPRVPAGTYDLVGSYVGYRLGKQSITVGAGAAKQEVTLRLGSSGATLGEVVVSANPHREEDYKKFTDFFLGESTFSRQCHITNPKDVVVYTNDSTHELTASARNFVQVENQALGYRLKYFGMFFTYNTDDESITFNGLPVFEEMTPRDEAQRQQWDANRVTAYIGSFPHFLRSVYTNTLRANNFLTQQVRLTPNPRFVRLSQLRKRPAGSLTAAEQDSLARLGSVAPAFATLFPAARPIDSLRRVSDDGHVFLRFTGELQVAHFGEAPDPQYDAPMATLGPEPRRQPYPAQREVSRLRLQAREAEIRPNGSLRDPLAVSTGEYWGFEKIGEFLPLDYQPPATADKAGPGK